One part of the Glycine soja cultivar W05 chromosome 11, ASM419377v2, whole genome shotgun sequence genome encodes these proteins:
- the LOC114372951 gene encoding uncharacterized protein LOC114372951 — MCPPPEKVNTKGAQKKPMTKYQRSTKRDPSYWEYVDVLHSMQNSNSSVKRSASSSDQAIPRRTMSMLDQFHPFIHDSIENIVDVKADDNCRYHAIAALLGMGEDSWSLVRNHLLKELAK; from the coding sequence atgtgtcctcctccagaaAAGGTCAACACCAAAGGTGCTCAGAAGAAACCGATGACCAAATATCAAAGATCAACAAAACGTGAtccatcttactgggagtatgttgatgtttTACATTCTatgcaaaatagtaattcttcagTTAAACGTAGTGCATCATCATCTGACCAGGCAATTCCAAGAAGGACTATGtcaatgttggatcaatttcatccgtTCATTCATGATTCCATTGAAAACATTGTCGATGTCAAAGCTGACGATAATTGTAGATATCATGCAATTGCTgccttattaggtatgggtgaagattcATGGTCATTGGTGCGCAAccatttgcttaaagaacttgccaaATGA